Part of the Lysobacter enzymogenes genome is shown below.
CGCGGCGCTGGCCCAGCTCGACGCCGCCGCCGCGCTGTTCCGCCAGCGCGAGGACGCGCGCGGCCAGGCCGACGTCGGCCTGCTGCGCGCGCAGGCGCTGGCGGCCGCGCACGCCGACGCGCAGGCGCGCGCCGCGCTCGATGCGCTGGCGCCGCAACTGGCGCAGGCTTCGTCGGAACAGCGCGGCATCGCCGCGCTGCTGCGCGCGCAACTCGCGCGCGCCGGCGGCGACCGCAACGGCGAACGCGCCGCGCTGGCGCAGGCGCGGCGCGAGGCCGGGCAATCCGGCGTGCGCCTGCTGCAATTGCAGGTGGCGCTGCAAGGCGCCGACGCCGACGGCAAACTCGCGCCGGCGCTGGAACAAGACATCGCCGCGCTCGGCCACGCCGGCCTGCGCCTGCAGGCTGCCGGCGAACGCATGCGCCTGGCGCTCGCCGCCGGCGACGCCGACGCGGCCTTGCGCGCCTACCGCGACGCGCAGCCGCTGCTGCGCCGCGGCGATCATCTCGAAGCCGCCGCGCTGCACGCGCTGGCCGCGCAGGCGCAGCGCGCGCTGGGCCGCGCGCCCGACGCGGCCGCCAGCGACGCGCGCGCGCTGGCCGAACGCCAGCGCCTGCGCGAGCAACTGCCGCCGGCCTTGCGCGCCGGCTACGACCCGGCCCGCGCCCGCGCCGGCAACGACGCGCCGGCGCCGGCCTCCGCGCCATGAGCGACCCGTCGGAACTGCGCGCGCTGTACCGCGACCTGCTGCAACGCCTGCAGCGCAACGAACGCGAGTTCCGCCGCCTCGGCCGCGCAGTGTGGCGGGTGCAGGAAGACGAACGCCGCCGCATCGCCCGCGAACTGCACGACGGCGTCGGCCAGAACCTGACCGCGCTGAAGCTGCGCCTGCACGAACTGCAATCCGCGCTGGCCCCGGAGCAGACCGCGCTACACGACGGCCTGGCCCAGGCGCTGGCGCTGTGCGGCGACACCCTGGAAGACACGCGCGAACTCTCGCGCCTGCTGCGCCCGCCGATCCTCGACGACCTCGGCCTCGCCTCCGCGCTGCGCTGGCTCGCGCGCAGCCACGACGGCCGCGGCGGCGCGCGGGTCGAACTGGCGCTGGGCGAGTTGCCCGAGCTCGACGGCGAGTTGCAGACGCTGCTGTTCCGCACCGCACAAGAAGCGCTGGCGAACGCGTCGCGCCACGCTAACGCGCAGCAGATCCGACTGAGCCTGCAACGCCAAGGCGAAGAACTGCGGCTGCAAGTCCACGACGACGGCTGCGGCTGCGATCCGGCCGTGGCCCTGGCCAGCGGCGGCAACGGCCTGGGCGGCATGCGCGAACGCCTGCGCCTGTACGGCGGCCGCCTCGAACTCGACAGCGCGCCCGGCCAAGGGCTGCGCCTGAGCGCGCGCGTGCCGCTCGATTACGCCTGAGCGCGCCGCGCGGCTTGACGCCCCGCGCCCGCGCCGCGCACCCTGCGGCCATGCCCGACTCCAGCGTGCGCGTGCTCATCGCCGACGATCACACGATGGTTCGCGAGAGCCTCGCCAACCTGCTGCGCGGCGCCGGCGTCGACGTGGTCGCGCAGGCCGCCGACGGCGTGGAAACCTTGCAGCGCACCCAGGAACTGCGCCCCGACGTCGTCGTCACCGACTTGTCGATGCCTGGCCTCAACGGCCTGGAAGTGATCCGCCGCCTGCGCGAACAAGCGCAGCCGCCGCAGGTGCTGGTGCTGACCATGCACCAGGAAGACGAATACATCCTGCAGGCCGTGCGCGCCGGCGCCAGCGGCTATGTGGTCAAGGACAGCCCGGCCGCGGAGCTGCTGGCCGCGGTGCGCGAAGTCCATGCCGGCCGCGGCTATTTCGGCCCGCAGGCCGCGCGCGCGCTGGCCGAGCAACTGCGCCATCCCGAGCGCGACCTCGGCGATCCCTACGGCCGCCTGACCGCGCGCGAACGCGAAGTGTTCCACCTGATCGCCGACGGCCTGACCACCAAGGAAATCGCCCGGCGCCTGGGCATCAGCGTCAAGACCGCCGAGAACCACCGCGCCCGCGTGCTCGACAAGCTCGACGTACGCAACAGCGCGGAGCTGGTGCGTTATGCCTCGCGCAAGGGCCTGGTGGACTGAGGCGATCGCGGCGCGTGCGTTCGCGCCGCGCGCGTCGGACGGCGGCGTTTGAAACGCACCGCACGGCATCCGGCGCCCGCGACGATTCGCTTGCGCCGGCGCGCTTGAAACGCCGCCGGCGCGCCGCGCCGCCGACGTGGCCGCCCGCCTGAACCGGGCTCACGCAACCGCGTCGCGCGCGACGGCGCACCGCCGCTGCGGCCGCATCCGGCGGCGAGCGCGAGCGCCAGCCCGCTCCCACGCCGACCGCCGCCACAAAACCGCCATCGCGGCCCCTGACCGCCTCACCATTCGCCGTAGTATCCTCGGCCTCCCAACAAGCGTTTGATGGAGCGGCGGCATGAAGGCAGGGGTCTGGGTGCGGGTAGTCGGCGCGGCGTTGCTGCTGGCCTCGCTGGTGGCATGCAAATCCGGTCCGGTGCGGCGCGTGTCCGAGCCGGCCGCGCGCATCCAACAGCTCACGGTCAAGGCCGACGGCAGCTGGTCGGTCGATCTGCGGCTGGAGAACTTCAGCAGCATCCCGATGCAGTTCGACCGCGTCGACCTGCAGCTCAAGCTCGGCGAAGAAGCCGCCGGCCAGTTGCAGACCCAGCCGGGCCTGTCGATCGGCCCGGAATCGGCCGACGTGGTCACCATCGCGCTCAAGCCCGCCGGCGGCGCCAAGCTCGCCATCGCCGATGCCCTCGCCGGCGGCCGCAGCCTCGCCTACAGCCTCAAGGGCGACATCGCCGCCACCCCGAGCGAAGCCAAGCAGCGCACCTTCCAGATCGAGCGCAGCAGCGCGCTGAGCCCGGCGCCCGGGTTGCCCGGCGTGATGCGCTGAAGCCGGGATTCGGGATTCGGGATTTGGGATTCGCAACGAAGCGACGCCCGGCCCCGCCCCTTCGTCCTCTCCATCCAATTCCCAATCCCTAATCCCCAATCCCGAATCCCGCCCATGAGCACCTACAAAGCCCCCCTCACCGACATGCGTTTCGTCCTGTTCGACCTGCTCGGCGCCGAAGCGCAGTTCCAGCGCCTGGGTTACGCCGACGCCACCCGCGACGTGCTCGATGCGGTGCTCGAGGAAGGCGCGCGCTTCAACGAAAGCGTGCTCGCGCCGCTCAACGCGGTCGGCGACCAGATCGGCTGCAAGCACGACAAGGCGACCGGCGCGGTGACCACGCCGCCGGGCTTCAAGCAGGCCTACGACCAGTTCGTCGACGGCGGCTGGTCCGGCCTCACCGCCGAAACCAAGTTCGGCGGCCAGGGCCTGCCGCACGCGGCCGGCGTGCCGCTGAAGGAAATGATCGACGCGGCGAACCTGGCCTGGGGCAACTTCCCGCTGCTCTCGCACGGCGCCACCGAAGCGCTGCTGCACCACGGCGAAGAATGGCAACAAGAAGTGTTCCTCAAGCCGCTGGTGGAAGGCCGCTGGACCGGCACCATGTGCCTCACCGAACCGCATTGCGGCACCGACCTGGGCCTGCTCAAGACCAAGGCCGAACCGCAGGCCGACGGCACGTATTCGATCAGCGGCACCAAGATCTTCATCACCGCCGGCGAGCACGACCTCACCGACAACATCATCCACCTGGTGCTCGCGCGCCTGCCGGACGCGCCGGCCGGCAGCAAGGGCATTTCCTTGTTCATCGTGCCGAAGGTCAAGGTCGCGCGCGACGGCAGCGTCGGCGAGGCCAACGCGGTGCGTTGCGGCAGCCTCGAACACAAGATGGGCATCCACGGCTCGGCGACCTGCGTGATGAACTTCGACGGCGCCCAGGGCTATCTGATCGGGCAGCCGAACAAGGGCCTGATGGCGATGTTTACGATGATGAACACCGCCCGCCTCGCGGTCGGCCTGCAAGGCCTGGGCCTGTCCGACCGCGCACTGCAGAACGCGCTGCGCTACTCGCGCGACCGTTTGCAGATGCGCGCGCTGTCGGGCCCGAAGTTCCCGCAATTGCCGGCCGACCCGATCATCGTCCACCCCGACGTGCGGCGCATGCTGCTGACCTGCAAGGCGCTGGTCGAAGGCGGCCGGGCGATGGGCTACGACGCCGCGCTGCTGGTCGACATCGCCCACGGCTCGGCGGACGCGAAGGAACGCGCCGACGCCGATGCGCTGATCGGCTTCATGACCCCGATCGTCAAGGCCTGCCTCACCGAGTGGGGCGTGGAGTGCACCTACAACGCGCTGCAATGCTTCGGCGGCCACGGCTACATCGCCGAGCACGGCATGGAGCAGCTCGCCCGCGACGCGCGCATCACCACCTTGTACGAAGGCACCACCGGCATCCAGGCGCTGGACCTGCTCGGGCGCAAGGTCATGCAGCTGCAAGGCGCGGGCCTGCAGGCGATGCTGGCCAAGATCGAAGCGTTCTGCGCCGAAAACGAAAGCAACCCGGCCGCGGCCGAGTTCGTCGCGCCGCTGCGCCAGGCCGCCGGCGAATGGCTGCAGGTGACAATGTCGGTCGGCAAGCGCGCCGCGGCCAACGCCGACGAAGTCGGCGCGGCGGCGTACGACTACCTGTTCTATTCGGGCTATGTCTGCCTGGCCTATTGGTGGGCGCGCAGCGTCGCCGCGGCCGAGGCCTCCGGCCACAGCCAGGCGTTCAAGGACGCCAAGCGCGAAACCGCGCGTTTCTACTTCGCCCGCCTGCTGCCGCGCACCCAGGCGCACAAGGCCGCGATCGACAGCGGCACCGCGCCGCTGATGACGCTGACGGCGGAAGGCTTCGACGCCTAACGGGTTGCGAACGTGCAGGAGCGGGCGGCTGCGGCGCTCGCTCCTGCACGCTCCTCGGCCCGCACCGACCGCTCAGGCCCTGACCGGCGGCCACCCCGTCTACACAAAATGTAACCGACAAGGTATAAGCTCCTTCTCCGTATGGAGACCGATAGAGCGAAGATCCGCCTGGTCCGCACCGGAACCCACGCTGAAATGCTTCAGCGTGAGCCGGAAGTCTCCGGTGTCGGCGAAGCCTATTCGCCCTGGACCGGGCCGCGCGCAGTGCCGCGCAACCCCTTGGAACGCCTGAACTCGGTGCGATTGCTCGCGCTCGATGCGCACGGGCGCGTGCTCGACTGGATGAACTGGCAAGACGCCGCCTGCCTGTACGCGCGCGGCGCGGTCGCCTGGACCCTCGGCGAACCCTGCCTGCAGGTGCACGGCGGCATCAACCGCTTCACCGGCGAGCGCAGCGTGCTGGAACTGCATCCGATCGTCGCCGCGCGCGGCCACGCGCGCCCCGGCGCGCTCGACCCGACCCCGGCGCTGACCAACGCCGCGCTGTTCGCGCGCGACGGCCACCTGTGCATGTACTGCGGCCACGACTTCCACCGCCCGCACCTGACCCGCGACCACGTCGTGCCGGTGTCCAAGGGCGGCCGCGACATCTGGGAGAACGTGGTCGCCGCGTGCTTCGGCTGCAATTCGCGCAAGGGCAACCGCACCCCGCAGCAGGCCGGCATGCCGCTGCTGGCGGTGCCGTACCGGCCGAGCTGGGTCGAGCACCTGATCCTGTCGAACAGGAACATCCTCGCCGACCAGATGGCGTTCCTGAAGAACCAGCTGCCGAAGAACGCGCGCATCCACGGCTAGAAGCCGTGAGCGCGGTCGCAGTATCGCGGCCTGTGCCCCATGGAATGTGCCGAAGTGCGCGCATAAGCGACGCGTTGCGCTCGTTGACGACGTTACGGTCGTCCCGGACACTCGTCGCCATCGACTTACGGACACATTCGCGATGCCTTTGACCCTCGGTCTGACCGGTATGGACCCGGCGACGGAGTCTGCCCTGCAGACCGCTTTCAAGGTGGCCAACACCCGTCTCGGCGGCCGTTGGACCCTGGTTCCGGAGCCGCAGGCCGATTTCGTCGTGGTCGACATGGACAGCATGTACGGACCGATGAGCTGGCTGCGCCTGCACGCTGCGGGCAAGTCGGTGATCGCCCTGACCGCGGCCCAGCGCACCCAGGCCGACTTCCTGCTCGGCCATCCCTTCAGCGCCGACTCGATCGCCGCCTTGCTCGGCGAGATCGCCGGCGAGCCGGTCGCCGCCGCTGCCGCGGCGCCGGCCGCGCCCAAGCCGGTCGAGATTCCGCAGCAGCCGCGCACCGATCCCACCGCGGCGCTGCCGGACGTGGTGGTGGAACTGCTGCAGACCGACCTGGCCCAGGCCAAGGCCGCCGCGCCGTTCGCGCCGGCGGCGAGCGTCGCCGCTGCGGCGCCGGCCGCTGCCGCGCCGGCCTCTGTTCCGGCCGCCGCCGCGCCCGCGCCGGCCCCTGTCGCATCGGCACCGGCGCCCGCCGCCGCACCCGTCGCGGCAGCCCCGATCCAATCGCCCGCCGCCCCCGCCGCCAGCGTCACCGCCAACGGCGACGGCCTGCTCGACTGGCTGGTGCCCGGCCGCCTGCGCGGCCTGCTGCGCGTGGGCAGCGGCGAGGAACGCCTGCTGATCGACACCGAACAGCGCCGCTACCACGGCCCGGGCGCGCTCAAGCCGCTGTCCGGCCTGTTCGAGCGCGGCTTCGCCGCGTCCGAATTCGAACTGCTGCCGGTCGCGCAGTGGGACGCCGCCGCCGCGCAGATGGGCGCGCCGATGCCGCTGGCGCGGCTGGTGTGGTTCGGCAACCTGCTCGCCGGCCGCGGCCGTCTGGCCCCGGGCTACGACGCCGCGCGCCGCTACCGCATGACCAAGTGGCCGCAGACCGAGCGCGAATACCCCAAGCACTTCCGCATCGCCACGGTGATGATGAAGGGCCCGGCGCACCTGGCCGAGATCGCCGAAGCCAGCGGCGTGACCGAGGCCGAGGTTGCCGATTTCATCAACGCCAACCTCGCCACCGGCTTCGCCGAGGCCGAGGGCGACCCGCCGCCGGCCGAACAGGCCAAGTCCGGCGGCCTGTTCGGGCGTCTGCGCGGGCGCTGAGCGGCTGCGACCGGGCGTCGCGGGCGTTGCGGCGCCCGGGCGCCGCAACAGCGCCGAACGCGCGCCAACGCCGCGCAACGGCGGCGAACGGCGTTGTGACCCGGTTCGCGCCGGGAACTGACCCAATCTGGCCGACCGCACTGAGCTGAACCCAGAATCGTCACACTTCTTGCCCGCCTCACACGTCGGCGGGACAATGTTCGACCAGCTGAACGCCAGTGGTCGTAATGATCGATTCGCAGCGCTACCCGCGTCTTTCCCGCATCCAGGTCCCCGCCGACCTGCGCCGCTTTCCCGAGGAGGAACTGCCGGCGATCGCCGAGGAACTGCGCGCCTATTTGATCGAGCAGGTCGCCCTGGTCGGCGGCCATTTCGGCGCCGGGCTCGGCGTGATCGAGCTGACCGTCGCCCTGCACTGGCTGTACGACACGCCCGTCGACCGGCTGGTGTGGGACGTCGGCCACCAGAGCTATCCGCACAAGATCCTGACCGGCCGCCGCGACCGCATCCACACGGTCAAGCAGAAGGACGGCGTCGCGCCGTTCCCGAACCGCGAGGAATCCGAGTACGACACCCTCGGCGTCGGCCACAGCTCGACCTCGATCTCGGCCGCGCTCGGCATGGCGGTGGCGGCGCAGCGCCGCGGCGACGACCGCAAGGTGGTCGCGGTGATCGGCGACGGCGCGATGACCGCCGGCATGGCGTTCGAAGCGCTGGCCCACGCCGGCGGCATGAGCGACCCGGAGCCGAACCTGCTGGTGATCCTCAACGACAACCAGATGTCGATTTCCGAGAACGTCGGCGGCGTCACCAAGATGCTCGGCCGGCTCACCAGCAGCCGCACCCTCAACGCGATCCGCGAAGGCGGCAAGAAGCTGCTCGGCGACAAGCGCAAGCCGGCGGCCAAGTTCGTGCGCCGCTGGGAGGAGCACTGGAAGGGCATGTTCGTGCCCTCGACCTTCTTCGAGGAAGTCGGCTTCCACTACACCGGACCGATCGACGGCCACGACCTGTCGGCGCTGCTGCACGCGATGAAGACGCTCAAGGGCCTCAAGGGCCCGCAGCTGCTGCACATCATCACCACCAAGGGCAAAGGCTACGAGCTCGCCGAGGGCGACCAGATCGGTTACCACGCGGTCGGCCCGTTCGATCCCGAGAAAGGCCTGATCAGCAAGCCCGGCGCGAAGAAGCCGACCTACACCGACATCTTCAGCGACTGGCTGTGCGACATGGCCGCCGCCGACGAGCGCCTGATGGGCATCACCCCGGCGATGCGCGAAGGCTCGGGCCTGGTGCGCTTCAGCAAGGAATACCCGCAGCGCTACTTCGACGTGGCGATCGCCGAGCAGCATGCGGTCACGCTCGGCGCCGGCATGGCGATCGAAGGCGCCAAGCCCGTGGTGGCGATCTACTCGACCTTCCTGCAGCGCGGCTACGACCAGCTCGTGCACGACGTGGCGATCCAGAACCTCGACGTGCTGTTCGCGATCGACCGCGGCGGCGTGGTCGGCCCCGACGGCGCCACCCACGCCGGCAACCTCGACCTGTCCTATCTGCGCTGCGTACCGAACATGGTCGTGATGGCGCCGGCCGACGAGGACGAGTGCCGCAAGATGCTGTCGACCGGTTTCCAGTACCACGGCCCGGCCGCGGTGCGTTATCCGCGCGGCACCGGCCCCGGCGTCGCGATCCAGCCCGACCTCGACACCCTGCCGATCGGCAAGGCGGAGCTGCGCCGCAGCGGCCAGCGCGTCGCCCTGCTCGCGTTCGGCGCGATCGTGCCGGCGGCCGAACAGGTCGCCGCCGAGCTCGGCCTGACCCTGGTCAACATGCGCTTCGTCAAACCGCTGGACCGCGCGCTGATCCTGGAACTGGCCAAGAGCCACGAAGGCCTGGTGACGCTGGAAGACAACGTCGTCGCCGGCGGCGCCGGCAGCGGCGTGTCCGAGCTGCTGAGCGCCGAGGGCATCGTGTTGCCGGTGCTGCACCTGGGTTTGCCGGACGCGTTCCAGCATCACGCCAGCCGCGAGCAGTTGCTGGCCGAAGCCGGTTTGGACGCGGCGTCGATCCGCGCCAGCGTGCTCAAGCGCTGGCCGCAGTTGGCGGCGCAGCCGGCGCCGCAGTCTGCGGCGGGGTGAAAGAACTGCGTCGCGAATAACGAAAACGCCCGGCTCGATGCCGGGCGTTTTCGTTTTGATGAGTTTGCAGGTCGCCGTTGCGAATCCGTCGGCGACATTCGTCGTAGTTGCGTTGTCGCGGTCGCGGCTCGCGCCGCTCCTACAGGGGATTCGTTTGCGACTGCAGGAGCGGCGCGAGCCGCGACCGCGCCATACCGATTACCGCGAACGCCGCATTGCGCTCAGCCGACCCAGAACGGCATCGCCACGAACGCGCTGACCAATGCCGCCACCGCGACCTTGGCGCTCGCCTTCGGCGCCATCGTCATCAGCAAGGTCCACGCCAGCGCCGACACGATCAGCGCCGCGGTCCAGAAGATCGGCCCCTGCGCCCAGCCCCAGCCGTACGCGAACAGGCCGAAGTCCAGCGCCAGCAAGGCCCAGCCGGCGCCGCGCAGGACGCGCGCGCGAGCCGGGCGGAACGCGCCGGCGAACACCTGCTGATGGTGCTTTTCCAATCCCAGGCTCAGCAGGCACCACGCCGCCAGCGCCAGACACAATCCCAACCACAGCATGCGCGCGCTCCTCAGCGATCGGCCAGCGCCGGCGCGCCGCCGGCAGGGGTGTCGCCCGCGGGCGTGTCGGTCGCCGCGCCGGCGCGCTCGCGCCGCGGCTTGCGTTCGGGCGCCGGCTGGCGCGCCTTGGCGAAGCTGCGCCGCGCCAGCAGGGCGAAGCCCAGCGCCAGCGCGAACGCGGTCAGGTCGACCGCGGCCAGCGACCAGTCGCCGCGGCCGAGGGCCGCGAGCAGGTGGCTGTTCGGCGCGGTGGCGAAATTGACCAGCGGGATCAGCGCGAACGCGACCGCGTTGAGGGCGAAGAACTGGCCCCAGCCGCGCTTGTGCACCGCCGGAATCGCGGCGTACAGGGTCGCGGCGATCCACACCGCGCAGAACACCGTGATCTCGGCGTTCGAACGCGCCGCGGCGTCGGCGGGAATCAACCGATTCGCGATCACCATCGCCGTGCTCGCCAACGGCAGGCCGCCGACCACGCCGAGGTTCAGCGCCTGCACCAGCCCGTAGCCCGACAGGCTGCCGGCTTCGGCGATCTTCTTGGCGCGCTTGTTGACCCACACCTGCATGCCGCTGGCGATCATCACGCAGCCGGCGATGCCCATGACGAAGTACAGCCAGCGCAGCGCGCTGCCGCCCCACTGCGCCATGTGCATGCCGCCGATGAAGGTATAGGTCTTGTAGCCGGCCGCCATCGGCCCGCTGATGTGCAGGAAGCGGCCGTCGTTGGCGTCGTAGAACACCTGGCGGAAGTTCCAGGCCACGTCCTGGCTGTGGTCGCCGCCGAAGGAGATCGTCGCGCTGGTGTCGTCGGGATGGTGCACGCTGGCCCAGGTCACCGGCTGGCCCAGGCGCGCGCGCGCGTCGGCGATCAGCGCGTCGAGCGAGTGGATCGTCTTCAGCGGCTTGTGGGTTTCCGGCCGCTCGTAGCTGTCGGAGGCTTCGACGAAGAACTTCTCGACGTCGCCGTTGAACGCCGTGTACAGCCCCGCCGGCATGTAGTTGGCGACGAAGATCGCAACG
Proteins encoded:
- a CDS encoding sensor histidine kinase — encoded protein: MSDPSELRALYRDLLQRLQRNEREFRRLGRAVWRVQEDERRRIARELHDGVGQNLTALKLRLHELQSALAPEQTALHDGLAQALALCGDTLEDTRELSRLLRPPILDDLGLASALRWLARSHDGRGGARVELALGELPELDGELQTLLFRTAQEALANASRHANAQQIRLSLQRQGEELRLQVHDDGCGCDPAVALASGGNGLGGMRERLRLYGGRLELDSAPGQGLRLSARVPLDYA
- a CDS encoding DUF3325 domain-containing protein — encoded protein: MLWLGLCLALAAWCLLSLGLEKHHQQVFAGAFRPARARVLRGAGWALLALDFGLFAYGWGWAQGPIFWTAALIVSALAWTLLMTMAPKASAKVAVAALVSAFVAMPFWVG
- a CDS encoding response regulator; its protein translation is MPDSSVRVLIADDHTMVRESLANLLRGAGVDVVAQAADGVETLQRTQELRPDVVVTDLSMPGLNGLEVIRRLREQAQPPQVLVLTMHQEDEYILQAVRAGASGYVVKDSPAAELLAAVREVHAGRGYFGPQAARALAEQLRHPERDLGDPYGRLTAREREVFHLIADGLTTKEIARRLGISVKTAENHRARVLDKLDVRNSAELVRYASRKGLVD
- a CDS encoding acyl-CoA dehydrogenase C-terminal domain-containing protein; protein product: MSTYKAPLTDMRFVLFDLLGAEAQFQRLGYADATRDVLDAVLEEGARFNESVLAPLNAVGDQIGCKHDKATGAVTTPPGFKQAYDQFVDGGWSGLTAETKFGGQGLPHAAGVPLKEMIDAANLAWGNFPLLSHGATEALLHHGEEWQQEVFLKPLVEGRWTGTMCLTEPHCGTDLGLLKTKAEPQADGTYSISGTKIFITAGEHDLTDNIIHLVLARLPDAPAGSKGISLFIVPKVKVARDGSVGEANAVRCGSLEHKMGIHGSATCVMNFDGAQGYLIGQPNKGLMAMFTMMNTARLAVGLQGLGLSDRALQNALRYSRDRLQMRALSGPKFPQLPADPIIVHPDVRRMLLTCKALVEGGRAMGYDAALLVDIAHGSADAKERADADALIGFMTPIVKACLTEWGVECTYNALQCFGGHGYIAEHGMEQLARDARITTLYEGTTGIQALDLLGRKVMQLQGAGLQAMLAKIEAFCAENESNPAAAEFVAPLRQAAGEWLQVTMSVGKRAAANADEVGAAAYDYLFYSGYVCLAYWWARSVAAAEASGHSQAFKDAKRETARFYFARLLPRTQAHKAAIDSGTAPLMTLTAEGFDA
- a CDS encoding LEA type 2 family protein, with the translated sequence MKAGVWVRVVGAALLLASLVACKSGPVRRVSEPAARIQQLTVKADGSWSVDLRLENFSSIPMQFDRVDLQLKLGEEAAGQLQTQPGLSIGPESADVVTIALKPAGGAKLAIADALAGGRSLAYSLKGDIAATPSEAKQRTFQIERSSALSPAPGLPGVMR
- a CDS encoding PepSY-associated TM helix domain-containing protein produces the protein MKNTFSQAMAWLHTWAGLVIGWLLFVIFVGGTIACFDKELTHWMQPALHGHERSADSVSLDAAVAQLQKVAKEHPHAYYITLPGERSKSLEGGVYYDAGDPDLLSLDPTTGAKIPETAGGEFFFTLHFNLHSPTWGMYIVGVAGMFMLIAILTGIVIHKRIFKDFFTFRPKNGGQRAWLDGHNLTGVLGLPFHLMIAYTGVAIFVANYMPAGLYTAFNGDVEKFFVEASDSYERPETHKPLKTIHSLDALIADARARLGQPVTWASVHHPDDTSATISFGGDHSQDVAWNFRQVFYDANDGRFLHISGPMAAGYKTYTFIGGMHMAQWGGSALRWLYFVMGIAGCVMIASGMQVWVNKRAKKIAEAGSLSGYGLVQALNLGVVGGLPLASTAMVIANRLIPADAAARSNAEITVFCAVWIAATLYAAIPAVHKRGWGQFFALNAVAFALIPLVNFATAPNSHLLAALGRGDWSLAAVDLTAFALALGFALLARRSFAKARQPAPERKPRRERAGAATDTPAGDTPAGGAPALADR
- a CDS encoding HNH endonuclease, giving the protein MNWQDAACLYARGAVAWTLGEPCLQVHGGINRFTGERSVLELHPIVAARGHARPGALDPTPALTNAALFARDGHLCMYCGHDFHRPHLTRDHVVPVSKGGRDIWENVVAACFGCNSRKGNRTPQQAGMPLLAVPYRPSWVEHLILSNRNILADQMAFLKNQLPKNARIHG
- the dxs gene encoding 1-deoxy-D-xylulose-5-phosphate synthase — translated: MIDSQRYPRLSRIQVPADLRRFPEEELPAIAEELRAYLIEQVALVGGHFGAGLGVIELTVALHWLYDTPVDRLVWDVGHQSYPHKILTGRRDRIHTVKQKDGVAPFPNREESEYDTLGVGHSSTSISAALGMAVAAQRRGDDRKVVAVIGDGAMTAGMAFEALAHAGGMSDPEPNLLVILNDNQMSISENVGGVTKMLGRLTSSRTLNAIREGGKKLLGDKRKPAAKFVRRWEEHWKGMFVPSTFFEEVGFHYTGPIDGHDLSALLHAMKTLKGLKGPQLLHIITTKGKGYELAEGDQIGYHAVGPFDPEKGLISKPGAKKPTYTDIFSDWLCDMAAADERLMGITPAMREGSGLVRFSKEYPQRYFDVAIAEQHAVTLGAGMAIEGAKPVVAIYSTFLQRGYDQLVHDVAIQNLDVLFAIDRGGVVGPDGATHAGNLDLSYLRCVPNMVVMAPADEDECRKMLSTGFQYHGPAAVRYPRGTGPGVAIQPDLDTLPIGKAELRRSGQRVALLAFGAIVPAAEQVAAELGLTLVNMRFVKPLDRALILELAKSHEGLVTLEDNVVAGGAGSGVSELLSAEGIVLPVLHLGLPDAFQHHASREQLLAEAGLDAASIRASVLKRWPQLAAQPAPQSAAG